Proteins from one Prosthecomicrobium sp. N25 genomic window:
- a CDS encoding glutathione S-transferase family protein: MIKLYGIPRSRGFRNIWALEEAGVAYEQVPVGFDGGEMSVSAPWFARINPAKRVPVLEDDGLVVTESLAINLYLAKTYGPAIYPSDPKAEAKVLQWSFFAATELERPIGRYNYNTFVYAPEKRSAEAAAAALAEATPRLQLLDLALGASPYLVGDAFTIADLNVASVLYGVWFNGFDFSSTPNVAAWLERCLERPAALKARKLREG; this comes from the coding sequence ATGATCAAGCTCTACGGCATCCCGCGCTCGCGCGGCTTCCGCAACATCTGGGCCCTGGAGGAGGCCGGCGTGGCCTACGAACAGGTGCCGGTCGGCTTCGACGGCGGCGAGATGAGCGTCTCGGCCCCCTGGTTCGCCCGGATCAACCCGGCGAAGCGCGTCCCCGTCCTCGAGGACGACGGCCTGGTCGTGACCGAATCGCTTGCCATCAACCTGTATCTCGCCAAGACCTACGGACCGGCGATCTACCCGTCGGACCCGAAGGCCGAAGCCAAGGTCCTGCAGTGGAGCTTCTTCGCCGCCACCGAGCTCGAGCGGCCGATCGGCCGCTACAACTACAACACCTTCGTGTACGCGCCGGAGAAGCGCTCCGCCGAAGCGGCGGCGGCCGCCCTCGCGGAGGCGACCCCGCGCCTGCAGCTCCTCGACCTCGCTCTCGGCGCAAGCCCCTATCTCGTCGGCGACGCCTTCACGATCGCCGACCTCAACGTTGCCTCGGTGCTCTACGGCGTCTGGTTCAACGGCTTCGACTTCTCGTCGACCCCCAACGTCGCCGCCTGGCTGGAGCGCTGCCTGGAACGCCCGGCGGCGCTCAAGGCCCGCAAGCTGCGCGAGGGCTGA